Below is a window of Brassica napus cultivar Da-Ae chromosome A5, Da-Ae, whole genome shotgun sequence DNA.
ATATTAGTTTTCACAAACAAGATACAAGCTTTGCTCATCTTCATAACCAGTTAGCTCCAACTATGATTAATGATTCTGAATGACCCAAAACAAGCTCCAGATGTTGCAGGAGGAAACATAACAGAGAATATTGACTCACCATTCTTCTCATGTCTTATGTCTCTTCCTCAAGTTCCTTATAGTTGGCAAGTGCCTCTCAATCAAAAGTGGACATCCAAAAAACGTCAAAAGATTCCCAAAGCTCTTTTCACCATCTTCCTCGCTTCCTTGAGAACTCAAATGGTTCAAGTAAGTCTTTCCTTCATAGATATAGCTAAGCTGCTGCCATAGCAAAACACTTAAACCAATGGCCACGGAGACACTCGCCACAAAGAGGTATAATAGAACAAGGCCTCGTACAGAGATGAAGACAGCGTTGGATAAGTAAGCAAGCACGATACTCTTCACTCCTCTCAGAATCGATACACTATTACTAGCATGTGACGATGCATACGCTGCTCCGTTTTCTAGTGGTGGCAAGATGTGAATCAGGGAGTACACACACATAACAGAAGCGTAGCTTGTGCTTATAATGGCCGAGATAAGGAAGGCGACGAAGTTTTTGTGATTGCCCGCACCAACACAGTTACCAATCTGCAAAATACAACACAACACAAGGAGAGTCATTAGCCTTAAGCTCTTAACTAGTAACTAAGTCCTCTATGAATGATACAAGACAAGGAGAGTCATTAGCCTTGGTACTAAGTCTGTGATTCATATGTGAAACCAAGAGAACTTACAAAGGGGCAATGATGATCCATGTCGAGGACGCACATGCCACACGTGCGACAGTGATGGGTTCTAGGTGACTTTGGTTTGGAGCAGGTGTGACAAAAGGTATAGTTGTTGAGTGCGCCGTTCCCTACTCCAGGGTGAGTTCCATAAACAATATCAATTGGTTTCCCCGCGCATTTAAAAGCAACAACCATGAATGTTGTTAACGTTGATATCGCCAGAGACACTGCTGTAACAGAATGGAGAATCCCGCAAGCCAAGCTGATCGAAAACACGACCGGATAAGCTGCCCAAATCCCACCACCTGCAGTTTAATTACCAAAGCAGAGTATATTTAACAGGAGAATGGCAGGATTGATGTTATTCTTTGATAGCTTAGAGGAGCTTTTACATATGACAAAGAGCATGAAAACAGCAAGAATCACGACGAAACATCGGTCGCGGATACGTCTCAGCCCAAAGCTTCTGGTTTCAGGTCTGACAGGATTATGATTCGTGATTGCACCACACCAGCCACACTTGAAAACAGGTGCGTATGATGGAAGAACAAGGTTCAGTCCACAGCCCCAGCAGATTGATTCATAATCTTCGTTTACGGTTGTAACAAAACTCCCctggagacaaaaaaaaaagtaaagttatatattttcagGGCATAAGACTATTTCTCATTTCGCTCTTTCAAAGCTATGCAAGAGAACAATCTATTCACTAGCGTATAACCTCAAATGTATAAACACACACTAACACTAAGACATCCCAGTTTCATGATTGTCCTAAACTATATTATGTTCCCTCAACACTAAAACCTTCCCATTCATGAAGCAAGCTCACATAAGACCCTTTTTTCCAAAATCTACATTGTGAGCAGCTTTGATCTCCTACATCGGCAAAAGCAATCTCAAGATTGTATTCAAACACACGAAGGTAACATAAGTAAGAAAATGCAGTGAAAtggatgagagagagagagagagagagagaaacctgGGAAGACTCTTCCATGACTTCTTCAGCTCCAATATTGGGGGGAGGTTCAACGTTGTTGATTCGCAGTAACACAACTATCAGCTCCCCTTAAAGCTACGACCTTTACACAAAGATCCAATTAGGTTATTATCAGATTG
It encodes the following:
- the LOC106412211 gene encoding protein S-acyltransferase 11-like codes for the protein MEESSQGSFVTTVNEDYESICWGCGLNLVLPSYAPVFKCGWCGAITNHNPVRPETRSFGLRRIRDRCFVVILAVFMLFVICGGIWAAYPVVFSISLACGILHSVTAVSLAISTLTTFMVVAFKCAGKPIDIVYGTHPGVGNGALNNYTFCHTCSKPKSPRTHHCRTCGMCVLDMDHHCPFIGNCVGAGNHKNFVAFLISAIISTSYASVMCVYSLIHILPPLENGAAYASSHASNSVSILRGVKSIVLAYLSNAVFISVRGLVLLYLFVASVSVAIGLSVLLWQQLSYIYEGKTYLNHLSSQGSEEDGEKSFGNLLTFFGCPLLIERHLPTIRNLRKRHKT